The Magnolia sinica isolate HGM2019 chromosome 3, MsV1, whole genome shotgun sequence genome includes the window ataaagcaaatacaccatggtggtccccacacagAATCCACACCATGCTAAATCCTGGTGGgctctagggctgaaagttgggtgggttcaacacgaccgacccgtgaccaacTCGACATTGGGTCAGGCTTGGGCAAGATATATCGGAtctgatctcaagcttgggctatacaaacatcaacccgataaaacttgggttgggcttgggctgaggtctcaggttgcccgacccaacccgaacccgatcaatatattagttacttataaattataattgagtgtggatggtttgtgtcgaaggcacactagtgatgtcgggtcttatttgtccacgtcatttccaaggactcaagctaacaagatattccggatttctctctcccaaatagattgtgtgctatgctacatgacttttaaaggactAGTTGTCttgtattttagcttgtttttttaaagaaaaaaaagttcTGTATGataaataatcacatatatatttaataaaattatagatataaaaaataagtcttatgttgaaatataataaactaatgtaataatgaaaatattagcatgtatacacCTGACCAACCTAATCggcctgcttgggttgggcttgggtggaGAATTCCCAAACCTCAGATtggtttgggttgggttaaggttgaggtataggaaccttaggttgggttaggattgtgcaccaacccgacccgacccgactttcagccctagtgggCTCCTCGCTACAGGATCCGCGTCCATTTCCAAGTACCCGCGTAtcgtccatcacactctgccagatgACAAAAGTTTTACTCAAAGGAGAACGTGGCCTCTCTCTCGCTCCTCCCTTCCTCTGAATCTCACAGGATCCGCGTCCATTTCCTAGTACCCGCGTATCgtccatcacactgccagagtacaAAAGTTTTACTCGAAGGAGAACGTGGCCTTTCTCTCGCTCTTCCTCCCTCCctctgaatctctctctctctctcatggggtCTCTTCAATTTCGATTTTCTGAAGTTGGGTTTTCTCCAAACCCTGGAATCTCCACGTTCTTTCCATTTCCCAAAACGCCTTCCCTCTCCCCTCCAATTCCAATTCCAACAAGCGTCATCTCATGTGGGCTGAGAAATGGGCCAAGAAAGCCTATATGGAGAGGGAGAGTGATGTCCACAGaagcaatccaagccgtccaatcaCTCAAGCTAGCGAAGTCCGCCTCTAAATTAGAAGAGGTTCTCGATCGCAGAATAAGCAGGCTCTTGAAAGCGGATTTGATGGCAGCTCTGGTCGAATTACAGAGGCAGAACGAATTGGAAATAGCTCTCCAGGTAATAATAATACAAGATGTTTTTTGTGCCCACGTTCTCTCTCTACTTTTAGAGATTGTTGGCGGGAATCCAGCAGCATTCCAAGTTTCCAATTTCCAATTGTCCATGTCGTTTTACAACTCCCACCTGCCGCTTCCGGATGGTGTGGAAGATTTGTTGGTGCCGCATCTTGATAGACACTGTGCCCAAAGAAACTTCTCTTTTCATAAATTTTTCAGTTTTTATTGTACTTCACctttttgttgaaatgttcaTGTGAATTTGGATTTGGGTTCTTGAGTATTTCACTAAATTTGGTTTCGAGAGGAATTATTAGATTCTCAACTGGTATACTGAGGTTTTCAATTCTGATGAGTGGGATGCACACCTCAGTgatccacaccgttggtctgCTGCGTCCTGTCACAGATGAACCATCCCCATAAATGGAAAATCTTCTCCATAGGACAATcagaaattttcctttttttgtttagCCTACATTTGTATGGTTGTGAAGAGAACGCGGTGATGGTCGATATTCAACTATGAAAATTCTCAAGATTGTTGgcttggatcttccaatctaggagatttttggggcatggtccatccgcCTTTGGACGGAAGAGACTAGGAGCCTAGTTTACTGAACCATTGGTTTAAATCCCTGTCCAAGTCCTTCAATAATGCAAAGTTTAAGCTAATCGTAAAACTACTTGTGTGGAAGACTTTGCCCTTGGCTGCTCATGTAGTAGACATTATTGGCACCACTTAGTAGCAATAGTAATTAAAATTGCAGTTTGTGGGGCCTCCACCATACGAAGGCTTGGATTGGGAGCATTAATCTTGTGTCCCCAAGGTGGATGGGTTACTTCGAAAATTCCAATGATTAAATCATCTGACCTGTCCTGCTGTGGATTAAAAATGGATGGTAAGAACTAACAGGCAGATAATTCACATTCAACGATCAAAACtcccatttattggatggttaggatcatccaatctgtaCGACTTTGCACCAAGGGTTGCCTAAGGTGAAGCTGACTAGATGAATTCTTTCTATCATGGAGGTCTTGTAGAGTGCAACTTCGGTTATATCCCTTTAGACTACCAAACAAGTCTCTACTATATTCATTTTAATAGATGACAGGTTTTTGTTATATGATTGCTATTCTTTAGTAGGGACTACAGATGTATTCATCTGTATCAGAATTTGCAATGTGGGGCTTGTGGTTTCATGTTTAGTTTTGATGGGCATGTGTGCAATGATGACACACACATGCATATGAACATGGACATAGGGAGGGAAAGAGGGAGGAAAAGAAATTGGTAGGAGTGTTTGATCTGCTTGCTTCAATTAAGTGGTGTTGTCGATTGCTTTTGTAATTTGTCATTGCGTTTGTAAAGCAAAGTTGTGTTCTCTTATTCATCTACGTTTCTCCATCGATCTGATTTTCATTCTAGGATCTGGGATGGGTCATTTCACCAATCGTCTAAATCTGATGTTTTTTCTTGGGGTTTCATAGCATTTTTTCCAACTCCATCATTTAGAATCATAGTCCCAAAACTCACtgactccacctgaaaatcagcTAAGTCACCTCAACTTGGTGTGATTTCATGCTGAGTCGCTGAGAAACTCATTACTGGGCCTGACTCCGACCTGGACTCAGAGAGACTCGTTGAGTTGACTCAATTGGTTGGTCGACTCTGcatgactcgaactgagtcactCACCTCTTGGGTGgagatttaattaaaaatataggTGGGCAGTGGGATTTGAACCCCCAACCTCAACCAGAGGAAGCAACACACTTAACCAGTAAGGTATCTATGTAGTTGTTGTCTTGTTGATTTGAGTTACATTTATATTACTCGTACTAAATTTAACTATTTTTCTATTTACAttcctaatattttcaatttacggtaattaaatatcaagtcatgtttttgggtttttgaactacgTGTAGAACTGCTAATCATCTGAAAATGGTTTGAATCATTAACTGTTTGGTCATTTCTCACAAGTCATCATCTTAAATGGATATTTTTCttgttatttttgggaattaaagcACATTTGAACCCATCTGAAGCAGAATCATATTCTAAGGCATCTGCAGATGTCCTTTTATATACATTTAGATCATGCTTTGATGTTTCTACATCGTTTTGCCCGATTTGTTCGAAGTTGTTTCGGTTTGCATTCTATTATCCATTTATCTGAAATGAAATCAGGATTTTAGGTGTTTCGGTTTGTACAGAAGGAGGTGTGGTACAAACCAGATCTATCACTTTATTGCAATATGATTTTTATGTTGGGAAAGAATAAGCTGATTGGAATTGCTGAAGAGCTCTTCTCTGAACTTAAGAAAGAAGGCTTGAAGCCTGATACCAGGACCTATACTGAGATGATGGGAGCCTTTCTGCAAGTGGGTATGGTGGAAAAGGCAATGGAGACATATACGTTGATGAAGGAGTCAGGGTGCAGCCCAGATAAGCTAACACTGACCATTTTGATCAGGAACCTTGAAAAGGCTGGAGAAGATGAGCTTGTATCCTCCGTAAAGAAGGATTGCGCTGATTATATGGATTTCCCAGAAAGATTTCTAGATGAAGTGAAACAGAAGCATGTGAAGGTTTGCACACTTCCTGAAGTTTGAAACAATGCTTGCTTTTatgttctttctttttctctctttgttAAATGAAGTTTTTTTAATTTCAATTCGGTGTCTACTTTTTTTTATGGGAAAATAAAAGGGTATAGATTaggagagctttgctaagcacacacATGTACAAATCCACTAATGAACATGCCATCAAACATGACAGCATGACAGACAGATCacatatctaagccatccatcaggtagaACTCAGTATAGATGTTACTGCCCAAAGATAAAGGTGGTCTATTCAACAGatgtgccatgatattagaaataagttaGTGGGTTAGAAAAAATTTCAGCTGATTTTTCCACAACCATATACTTATTTAGTTAATTGTTGCCCACCTAACTAGTGGACCGATCTGATTACTGGATAAGGAATCTACAAGTGgtacccttctgatggatggcttggattttgcaCCTGGCCACCATTCTAGCATATG containing:
- the LOC131240156 gene encoding protein THYLAKOID ASSEMBLY 8-like, chloroplastic isoform X2; its protein translation is MGSLQFRFSEVGFSPNPGISTFFPFPKTPSLSPPIPIPTSVISCGLRNGPRKPIWRGRVMSTEAIQAVQSLKLAKSASKLEEVLDRRISRLLKADLMAALVELQRQNELEIALQKEVWYKPDLSLYCNMIFMLGKNKLIGIAEELFSELKKEGLKPDTRTYTEMMGAFLQVGMVEKAMETYTLMKESGCSPDKLTLTILIRNLEKAGEDELVSSVKKDCADYMDFPERFLDEVKQKHVKRKLKSYELV
- the LOC131240156 gene encoding pentatricopeptide repeat-containing protein At1g62350-like isoform X1, with translation MGSLQFRFSEVGFSPNPGISTFFPFPKTPSLSPPIPIPTSVISCGLRNGPRKPIWRGRVMSTEAIQAVQSLKLAKSASKLEEVLDRRISRLLKADLMAALVELQRQNELEIALQVFRFVQKEVWYKPDLSLYCNMIFMLGKNKLIGIAEELFSELKKEGLKPDTRTYTEMMGAFLQVGMVEKAMETYTLMKESGCSPDKLTLTILIRNLEKAGEDELVSSVKKDCADYMDFPERFLDEVKQKHVKRKLKSYELV